The following proteins are encoded in a genomic region of Galbibacter sp. BG1:
- a CDS encoding PQQ-binding-like beta-propeller repeat protein yields MRKIVYFILITLVGSLHAQSIENPSGNKELDSIRQAVKELPTGRENFKPRAIRMKLWAVTLQQQGVRLDDYVNIDNRLNKVTRWNNLWSGNEPQEFSDEEMGVLGEIVDDGYSVLEKYQAVASSGRSMEFASNVEPIDPDTQEEIPWTSYKGNEGLTGYTGANGPTKGVKAWTFPVGLAWESKPAIQGDRVYLSSPGVRTTMYCLDLNTGNEIWSTSQTIEIMGDQLYHAPNNQSSPVVLKDHILFRELGARGNKGPTKDVVFVNKKTGEIERELEVGHVDYRAGHAAFDANEEVVVFPFGVQDIHTTPPLTQAHDRVIGKNLKTGEKLFEFYTGYTFAEPLLDNSSSVYQGTMEGYMYSWKANKRLPNRPKPDWEFRAGGAINDKAVIYGDYVMFGANDGVFYCLNKNNGKLQWKYATDNLEKKSFRYFSAPFAKDGKVAVGAANKKFYVFDVTSGKLILESLADDWIRAAPVFNEDGYFFATMKGTLYGVQKGRKGAKTIFKKTISHHPIIADLAIKDQKLVMNDSDLYAHCIDTKGRTIWKKSLIESFEKDGNRILSDQIAGGAYYQSKPIAADGMVFFGSPIRFVYAVDAQTGKEIWKHEIGASISGAPTYYDGKIYVGQQGGEDDFYCLDAKTGELVWKQNVDWVWGSATCSDGMVYIPGIDGYAWALDAETGQMIWKKPFSRSVCSEPAVEGNTVVFGSWDDYLKAFNKKTGELLWQYNGAGTDSGVAIVDKGKVYVKNKCIDLETGKLLWEFIDGKNIFNITPAVHNGKVYMSCWHGLGMGGITVEAVLYCIDAETGELIWTQLGAGLSSPVIGGEGNVYFPSIADPYFYSVDSEGNGDGTTTVNFMYQMGNKVEESTPALYKGKAYIMSSDGYIHAIK; encoded by the coding sequence AGCGGTGAAAGAACTTCCGACCGGGCGCGAAAATTTTAAACCAAGAGCAATTAGAATGAAATTGTGGGCTGTAACGCTGCAGCAGCAAGGTGTGCGTCTTGACGATTATGTAAACATAGATAATCGTTTGAACAAAGTCACTCGTTGGAATAATTTGTGGTCTGGTAACGAGCCACAAGAATTTTCTGATGAAGAGATGGGAGTTTTGGGTGAAATTGTTGATGATGGGTATAGCGTACTTGAAAAATACCAAGCTGTGGCCTCATCAGGAAGGTCGATGGAGTTCGCATCCAATGTGGAACCTATCGATCCTGATACCCAAGAAGAAATACCATGGACTTCTTATAAGGGCAATGAAGGTTTAACAGGCTATACTGGGGCAAATGGCCCTACCAAAGGGGTGAAGGCTTGGACCTTTCCAGTTGGACTGGCATGGGAATCAAAACCGGCCATTCAAGGTGATCGTGTTTATTTATCCTCTCCTGGGGTACGTACCACTATGTACTGTTTAGATTTAAATACAGGCAATGAAATATGGAGTACCAGTCAAACCATTGAAATAATGGGGGACCAATTGTATCATGCGCCAAACAATCAATCGAGCCCGGTGGTCCTTAAAGATCATATATTATTTAGGGAACTGGGGGCTAGAGGAAATAAGGGACCAACCAAAGATGTAGTTTTTGTTAACAAGAAAACTGGTGAAATTGAAAGGGAATTGGAAGTTGGGCACGTAGATTATAGGGCGGGCCACGCCGCTTTTGATGCGAATGAAGAAGTAGTGGTTTTTCCTTTTGGTGTTCAGGATATACATACCACACCACCATTAACGCAAGCCCATGATCGCGTAATTGGCAAAAATTTAAAAACCGGAGAAAAATTGTTTGAATTTTATACTGGATACACTTTTGCTGAACCCTTGCTTGATAATAGTAGTAGTGTTTACCAAGGCACTATGGAAGGCTATATGTATTCTTGGAAAGCAAATAAAAGGTTGCCGAACCGTCCCAAGCCAGACTGGGAATTTAGGGCGGGGGGCGCCATCAATGATAAAGCTGTAATTTATGGTGATTATGTAATGTTTGGAGCCAATGATGGCGTGTTCTATTGCCTAAATAAAAACAATGGTAAGCTACAATGGAAATATGCCACGGATAATTTAGAAAAGAAATCTTTTCGCTATTTCTCCGCTCCCTTTGCAAAGGATGGGAAAGTAGCCGTCGGCGCTGCCAATAAGAAATTTTATGTGTTTGACGTGACTTCTGGAAAGTTAATTTTGGAGAGTCTTGCAGATGATTGGATACGTGCCGCACCTGTTTTTAATGAAGATGGGTATTTCTTTGCAACCATGAAGGGGACACTTTATGGGGTGCAGAAAGGTAGAAAAGGGGCAAAGACAATTTTTAAGAAAACCATTAGTCATCACCCCATTATTGCAGATTTAGCAATTAAAGATCAAAAATTAGTAATGAATGATTCTGATCTATACGCGCATTGTATAGATACCAAAGGCAGAACCATTTGGAAAAAAAGTCTTATCGAAAGCTTTGAGAAAGATGGAAATAGAATATTGTCCGATCAAATAGCTGGAGGTGCTTATTATCAATCCAAGCCCATAGCTGCTGACGGAATGGTCTTTTTTGGAAGTCCTATTCGTTTTGTTTATGCCGTAGACGCGCAGACAGGAAAAGAGATATGGAAACATGAAATAGGTGCCTCTATTTCAGGAGCCCCAACGTATTACGATGGTAAAATATACGTAGGACAACAGGGAGGTGAAGATGATTTTTATTGCTTGGATGCCAAAACAGGGGAGTTAGTTTGGAAACAAAATGTAGATTGGGTATGGGGGTCTGCCACTTGTTCGGATGGGATGGTATACATACCTGGTATTGATGGTTACGCATGGGCTTTGGATGCAGAAACTGGACAGATGATTTGGAAAAAACCATTTTCAAGATCAGTTTGTAGCGAGCCTGCGGTCGAAGGTAATACGGTAGTTTTTGGAAGTTGGGACGATTATCTTAAAGCTTTCAATAAAAAAACAGGGGAATTGCTTTGGCAATATAATGGTGCTGGAACAGATTCTGGAGTTGCCATTGTGGATAAAGGTAAAGTATATGTGAAAAACAAATGTATAGATTTGGAAACCGGAAAGCTGCTGTGGGAATTCATAGACGGGAAAAACATTTTTAATATTACCCCTGCAGTACATAATGGAAAAGTTTACATGTCTTGTTGGCATGGTTTGGGAATGGGCGGAATAACTGTGGAAGCAGTTCTCTATTGTATTGATGCCGAGACAGGGGAGCTGATATGGACGCAACTAGGGGCAGGTCTTAGCAGTCCCGTTATTGGAGGTGAAGGGAATGTGTATTTTCCAAGTATCGCCGATCCTTATTTTTACAGTGTTGATTCAGAAGGAAATGGAGATGGTACCACAACGGTTAACTTTATGTACCAAATGGGAAATAAAGTCGAAGAAAGTACACCGGCCTTATATAAAGGGAAAGCTTACATAATGTCCTCAGATGGATACATACATGCCATTAAATAA
- a CDS encoding PQQ-binding-like beta-propeller repeat protein, with amino-acid sequence MKQLLPIFIVLFSVQTHCQEPNILRYPSGDNEIDSLRIAINRMPTDRTNYNTRILMMKLWAVTLQQQGVNLGKAYMEVDQHLNRFSKWNPVFKGGEEQIYTDADIKEFAKVVKNGYAELDRLQERLHQNDELAGFEHKLIIENENSEKAEKNNIDWSNYRGNAQRTGFTGADGPIHGVTAWKFPVGLRWESKPVVVENNVYLTSPGMRNILWTLDLETGKVKNLSTHIPKMKGDQLYSTPAMASTPVVLNDYVLLREMGSRGNKGISKHIVFINRKTGKVDRKMEAGHVDYRAGFVSLEANEKYTVYSFAVHDIEERPPLCSPMTRIIAKDTKTGNRLWDFNIGPHYAAPLLDDSFVYVGTGTGDVFCLDVSGKYGPASAKRIKWQFQAEGSVNRKTVISNGCLYFGDNAGNIYCLDKNSGDLKWKYKSKEIEENAFRQFTTPTIQNGLLFIGAAFKKMLILDAKSGDFVDEYPTSDWVKSRPVAFNNDVYISSMNGEVSKLTMKGRSFSEVWKVKATNHFVYGELTFAKGKLLFTDSDLFAYALDAKTGTELWKHSIIKSFQKEDGYRILTDQIAGGAYYESKPTAIDGTVLIGTPSGFVYAIDAVTGKEKWKFEVGGAVSGAPIVDQGKVYIGTEGAEEDFYCLDLKTGNVIWKQLVSWVWGSANVSEGLVYVPGVDGYVNCLDGDTGAIIWRYRTERSTCTEPLIIEDYVYFGSWDHYLYKFHKKTGEFIWKYQLSGGSDSGAPISGEGKIFLPVGGGVFRCLDPTTKKVLWTPDLKGKMYNVTPGYHDGKVYLSCLNGRGIGGIPIGAEVFSVDAKNGMLNWTFNGGGGLTGPVIGANNRIYFASTVSPYVYCVDEKGNGDGTTGLYWKVRMDNKTEESVPALYNGMLYVLNSGGYLTAIK; translated from the coding sequence ATGAAGCAATTATTACCCATATTTATAGTTCTGTTTAGTGTTCAAACACACTGCCAAGAGCCCAATATTCTGCGATATCCTAGTGGTGACAATGAGATTGATAGTTTGCGAATAGCTATAAATCGAATGCCCACGGATAGAACGAATTATAATACCAGAATATTGATGATGAAACTATGGGCTGTAACTTTACAACAACAAGGGGTGAATCTGGGCAAGGCATACATGGAGGTGGATCAACACCTTAATCGTTTTTCAAAATGGAATCCTGTCTTTAAAGGTGGGGAAGAGCAAATATATACCGATGCCGATATCAAGGAGTTTGCAAAAGTAGTAAAGAATGGATATGCGGAGCTTGACCGACTTCAGGAAAGATTACATCAAAATGATGAATTAGCAGGATTTGAACATAAATTGATTATAGAAAATGAAAATTCAGAAAAGGCAGAGAAAAATAACATAGATTGGTCCAATTACAGGGGTAATGCCCAGCGTACGGGATTTACTGGTGCGGATGGACCCATACATGGAGTGACAGCTTGGAAGTTCCCCGTTGGACTTCGGTGGGAATCCAAGCCTGTTGTAGTTGAAAATAATGTATACCTAACATCGCCCGGAATGCGTAATATTCTTTGGACATTGGATTTAGAAACGGGCAAGGTCAAAAATCTATCTACCCACATTCCCAAAATGAAAGGAGACCAACTCTATAGCACCCCCGCTATGGCCTCTACACCAGTTGTTTTAAATGACTACGTTTTGCTACGTGAAATGGGGAGTAGGGGAAATAAGGGAATTTCAAAGCACATTGTATTTATAAACCGCAAAACCGGAAAAGTTGACCGCAAGATGGAGGCAGGGCATGTAGATTATCGAGCTGGCTTTGTTTCTTTGGAGGCCAATGAAAAATATACGGTATATTCCTTTGCGGTACATGATATTGAAGAGCGGCCACCATTGTGTTCTCCGATGACAAGGATAATCGCCAAGGATACCAAAACTGGAAATCGCTTGTGGGATTTTAATATTGGACCACATTATGCTGCACCATTATTGGATGATTCTTTCGTGTATGTGGGTACGGGTACAGGGGATGTTTTTTGCTTGGACGTTAGTGGTAAATATGGTCCTGCCTCCGCTAAACGAATTAAATGGCAATTTCAAGCAGAAGGTTCAGTAAATAGAAAAACAGTAATCTCCAATGGTTGCCTCTATTTTGGGGACAATGCAGGTAATATTTATTGCTTGGATAAAAATAGTGGTGATTTGAAATGGAAATACAAGTCAAAGGAAATAGAGGAAAATGCATTTCGTCAATTTACCACGCCGACAATCCAAAACGGTTTATTGTTCATCGGAGCTGCTTTTAAGAAAATGTTGATTTTGGATGCTAAATCTGGCGATTTTGTGGATGAATATCCTACTTCAGATTGGGTGAAATCGAGACCTGTAGCTTTTAACAACGACGTATATATTTCTTCAATGAACGGTGAAGTCTCCAAATTAACAATGAAGGGCCGTTCATTCTCAGAAGTGTGGAAGGTAAAGGCCACAAATCATTTCGTTTATGGAGAACTCACATTTGCTAAAGGAAAATTACTTTTTACCGATTCAGACCTCTTTGCTTACGCTTTGGATGCAAAGACAGGAACTGAGTTGTGGAAACATAGTATCATAAAAAGCTTTCAAAAGGAAGATGGTTATCGTATTTTGACCGACCAAATAGCTGGAGGGGCTTATTACGAATCCAAACCGACTGCCATTGATGGCACAGTTCTTATTGGCACACCGTCCGGGTTTGTTTATGCCATAGATGCGGTGACAGGAAAGGAAAAATGGAAATTTGAAGTCGGCGGAGCTGTGTCGGGAGCACCCATAGTCGATCAAGGGAAAGTCTATATTGGTACAGAAGGAGCAGAAGAAGACTTCTATTGCTTAGACCTTAAAACAGGAAACGTCATTTGGAAACAACTTGTAAGTTGGGTATGGGGATCTGCAAATGTAAGTGAAGGCCTCGTGTACGTACCAGGGGTTGACGGTTACGTAAATTGTTTGGACGGTGACACAGGTGCCATCATTTGGCGCTACCGAACAGAGCGTTCCACTTGTACTGAGCCGCTAATTATTGAAGATTATGTGTATTTTGGAAGTTGGGACCACTACCTCTATAAATTTCATAAGAAAACTGGAGAGTTTATATGGAAATATCAATTGAGTGGGGGATCGGATTCTGGAGCTCCTATTAGTGGGGAGGGAAAGATCTTTTTACCTGTTGGAGGTGGAGTTTTCCGTTGTTTGGATCCTACAACGAAGAAGGTATTGTGGACACCAGACCTGAAAGGAAAAATGTATAATGTAACGCCCGGCTACCATGACGGAAAAGTATATTTGTCCTGTCTTAATGGAAGAGGGATAGGGGGCATTCCTATAGGAGCTGAAGTTTTCTCTGTAGATGCCAAAAATGGTATGCTTAATTGGACAT